In one window of Gossypium hirsutum isolate 1008001.06 chromosome A01, Gossypium_hirsutum_v2.1, whole genome shotgun sequence DNA:
- the LOC107928855 gene encoding uncharacterized protein, whose product MEVEVVAPLPTTEFNFDSSCSSPYITAPSSPQRFGGNLLFSTAPTSPSHDSSLYGELNGVSHVVGSSPAVPFEWEPKQSNDNDDGNNGCGDFEFNFSGQLERTSLSADELFDGGKIKPLKPPHLFETTAENHHEPPQVKQEQRGRERKSGFSFSSSTTSSSSYNYNLIHKKSRSLSPFRVTNIILDEQDECPSNFENPVNFSSTKTPKSYVSSIFSAISFQRGNKKWKLRDLLLFRSASEGRATNIKEPLRKYSVLGKKEVEDVKHAPSSTTASSKRRTPPVSAHELHYTVNRAVAEEMRRKTFLPYKQGLLGCLGFNPGSMHEISSGVGSLTRG is encoded by the coding sequence ATGGAGGTCGAAGTGGTGGCGCCGCTCCCTACGACGGAGTTCAACTTCGACAGCTCATGTTCATCGCCGTACATCACCGCTCCCTCAAGCCCGCAACGCTTCGGCGGGAACCTCTTATTCTCCACTGCTCCAACCAGTCCTTCTCATGATTCTTCGTTGTACGGTGAACTCAACGGCGTTTCTCACGTCGTCGGTTCTTCACCGGCGGTCCCTTTCGAGTGGGAGCCAAAGCAAAGCAACGACAATGATGATGGTAACAATGGGTGTGGAGATTTCGAGTTTAATTTCAGCGGCCAGTTGGAAAGAACTTCATTATCAGCCGACGAGTTATTCGACGGCGGTAAGATAAAGCCACTTAAACCACCGCATTTGTTCGAAACAACGGCGGAGAACCACCATGAACCACCGCAAGTGAAACAAGAACAACGAGGAAGAGAAAGGAAATCTGgattttcattttcatcatcaaCAACATCATCTTCAAGCTATAATTACAATCTAATTCACAAAAAAAGCCGATCTTTATCCCCATTTAGAGTCACCAACATCATTTTGGATGAACAAGATGAATGTCCCTCAAATTTCGAAAACCCCGTCAATTTTTCATCAACAAAAACCCCCAAATCCTACGTTTCATCGATCTTTTCAGCCATTTCGTTTCAAAGAGGCAATAAAAAATGGAAATTGAGGGACTTATTGCTGTTTAGGAGTGCATCTGAAGGCAGAGCAACTAACATCAAAGAACCTTTGAGGAAATACTCTGTTTTGGGTAAGAAAGAAGTGGAAGATGTTAAACACGCGCCATCGTCGACGACGGCGAGTTCGAAGCGGAGAACGCCTCCTGTATCGGCACACGAGCTGCATTATACGGTGAATCGGGCCGTCGCGGAGGAGATGAGGCGGAAAACATTTTTGCCTTACAAACAAGGTCTCCTTGGATGCTTGGGTTTCAACCCTGGCAGTATGCATGAGATTTCTAGTGGTGTTGGGTCTTTGACAcgtggataa